Sequence from the Osmerus eperlanus chromosome 23, fOsmEpe2.1, whole genome shotgun sequence genome:
gttttttttacattgataaTTTGCTGTGTATGATATCCATCTATACAAAGTAGTCCTTGGTAACTAGTAAAGGAAGGAAATACAGGAATACATTGAGAGAATGCAGGAAACTATGCAAACAAAACACTTGAGACAGAACACAAAGAAGCATGTATACTGTAGGGACAACAGGGTGAACACAGGATGAAGTTAGTTGATGGATTAAAGGGGAAAACGCCTTGACAACAACAGGAGACACTGAACCTCCTGCGTGTTCCCCAGGGGTGGTCAGGCAGCCCTCTCCCAGAGGAAGCCCTTCATTCCTGGGCATGGGCCCCGAGGGGGACAGccgcctcttctcctccctggagCCCGAGGGTGCGAGGACCTTCTTCCAGTTCAGCTccccagccagagagagaggacgttgCTTCATCAAGAAGCACTGAGTCAGCCTACTGGTCATAACTGTCGGTTGAGAGGTTTGTCATCTGACGGTTAGATGAATTACAGGTTCATTGGTTATTGTTTACTGttgctgttttgtttttattatcgTGTTCTTAAAGTTTTATAAATTATTGTGAAAATATCATCTTTATTACTAATGCTTGTATTTGTGTGAAGTTCTGTCCGGTTTGGAAGAAATGATTAGTCTTCATTCTTTGTGGGAAGTTTGTTTTATTCTTTTTAAACGCATTGTCGTCACAGTTGTCATTGTCATTTTTCTCATTTACAAAAATCCACTTGTCTCCCACCCAGAGCAACGGAATACAAAAGGAAGAAATATTTATAAATATGTACAAAGGGTTTGTCTAAAAGACTATTCAAAGTGTCTACTATTTACAGGAAGTCAAACATTACAGGCAcacagtttttcttttttttaacataTAAATCATGCTTCTTTCTGGCTCTTAGCCTTTCATGTAtcctttcctccacccctcctttcatTCGCTCTGAGGCTTATAGCTAACCGACGCAGCCGTCTGACTCTGGGCGTTCTGTTTCTTTCCGTTCACGatcaggagcagaggagagtccACTCGTATACTCCGGAAATCAAAAGACTGTCCGGGAGATAAAAGAAACCAATACGTCAGATAATTCAAAGTGGGAGAGTTTTTTTTAAGTGGGGAGTATTTATCTACACTAGATGTGTGTAAAgccaaatcagaatcagaatgggttttattcgccatgaaagtttgcacagacaaggaatttgctttggcaggaaggtgcaaacattaaacatataggaatctaaaatttaaatatgaggactaactatactaagggtacataactagcaatggaattagattaaaataaactatacaataaaatataaaataaataaatacagtgtTAGAAGATTATATGCATCGAAGGAAAGGTACATAAACATGCTATGTAGTGTGTAGACTGTGCAGCCGTTACATGTTTAGCATGTAGGATATTCAGGTATTGTTCGTTCCGTGTACTGTAGCAGGATTGTGTGTAGGCCACAGACACAGACCTGGCCGTTGTGCGCTACGCTGTGGCGTTTGACCTGGGGCTCCGGGACGACAACAGAGTCTCCTATCAGCACCCCCCAGCTGTCCGCCGTGTTgtacaccatcaccacacagcacgTCTCATCGCTGTCCACCATGCCAAACGtactgaagggagggagggaggggaaaagagggagatGCCTCTGTTTACTTTCTCATGTATACAGAAGGCAAAGTCCATGCTTGAGCCAGAAAAGTGATTTGCATTCCTACTTTCCATAAATTtaaatacacagagagagagagagctaaccACTGATGAAAGAGTAGCCTTATGTAGACAAGAGACTGAACTGTGAATGGAGGGATCAACTCAACCCCCGAGGGTGAACTCACAAGGCCATGCGTCCTTCGGAGGCCAGACTGAACACCACCTTGCCCAGGGCGGCCACCCCGGCGTTGTGGCCGTGTGTCAGGGAAGACAGCAACCGGGGCTCCAGGCTCCCAACTCGGCCTGTGGGGGAGCGGAACTGAGGGTGGGAACATGGCCCCAGGGCTGAGGTGCTTAGGTTGGACAGCATGGTTCTCAAACGGCGCGCCTTCACCTTGCCCtggggatgaaaggagggaaGAGTTATACAAGTAGAGAGGAAATGTAATAGCATGCTGCCACCTATTGGGTGGAAAGAAAACTCCTGCAAAACACTTCTTATCAGGTCATCTCTTCCAATGAAAAGGTCGTTATTCCAATACACCTAAACGATCAACTAGAATCTCTATTTAGCACTCATAACTCTACGGTATGACGGTTCTCTAAGTGAAAGATGCCTTTGTGGGTGTTAATGTCTGGGTGAtgtcgcctgtgtgtgtgcgacctTCATCGGTCCCACCTTGTTCTCTGTGAGCTCTGTGACCTTCCTCAGGTACTCCAGCAGCTGCCTCTCCCGCTCCGGAGGCTCCTCCCACCCAGGGTCCAGGGCCGCCGCCCGGCTGTACCCGCCCAGCGCCGACCCAAACATCTCCTCGTACTGGAACAGCTGAGGGGGGGAGAACGATCAACCAGGAACCGTCATTATTAGAATTCACAAGGGCGAGGCCACTGACTGGAACACGTAGTACAGGTCAAATATCGGTGTGGTTTGCTGAGTGGAAGGTTTTCAGTAAAcaaatgaaaaaatatatacagtagtaCCTCAAATACAGGAATTTTTACAGAAGCACAAATGTGTGACAGACCGTAGCTCGGTTGAAGTgcaggtcagggttagaggaAGCTGCTCTATCCACTttctcctgaaagacagaaaaaaagagttGGTACTTCTGTAGACACcagtaaatgtaaaagaaaCTGCTTTGGAAAAAGAGATCTGAGCTCGATGTGTTATGTACTCACAGACTGGGCGTAGGCACTCAGAGCCTGTTGAGACATCTGTGGGTTTTGTCCGCAGGTGAAGAACAGAGATATATAGGCATTCCCCAGGATGTCTGTCAACGTaacaacaaacaacacacataaaatatatatatatttatttttttacagtttaCCAGATTTAATAGATGCTTTCCTCTGTTCTGCATGGTGAATGAGAGATACCTCCTTCATTGAAAAACGGTCTGGATAAAAATCCTCAGCTcttttaacacacaaacacgcacacacacgctctttcGTTTCTCAAGCATCCTGCTgccccgccccacacacacacacactctttcgtATCTCAAGCATCCTGCTgccccgccccacacacacacacactcac
This genomic interval carries:
- the ttc5 gene encoding tetratricopeptide repeat protein 5; this translates as MAEVEKDGEPATDKDDLQMLKVIVDELYNFRDHYFETHNVEDAERKQNDVTVEMEKALKKLLEKEESHRHSAEFLLLKGRCLSVAPAFSPTAEDCLSRAVKLEPGLVEGWNTLGEQYWKKGDLTTAKTCFTGALQQSKNKVSLRSLSMVLRQLPGGGSDEQGKRVLESVDMARQAVQLDVTDGTSWYILGNAYISLFFTCGQNPQMSQQALSAYAQSEKVDRAASSNPDLHFNRATLFQYEEMFGSALGGYSRAAALDPGWEEPPERERQLLEYLRKVTELTENKGKVKARRLRTMLSNLSTSALGPCSHPQFRSPTGRVGSLEPRLLSSLTHGHNAGVAALGKVVFSLASEGRMAFTFGMVDSDETCCVVMVYNTADSWGVLIGDSVVVPEPQVKRHSVAHNGQSFDFRSIRVDSPLLLIVNGKKQNAQSQTAASVSYKPQSE